In the Actinomycetota bacterium genome, one interval contains:
- a CDS encoding site-specific integrase — MAKRKVTVESFLWQTWLPAIKSTIRTSTYLSYRSHLRNHICPYIGGKRLDRIDGSTLNELYATLLERGRTNGRELSGSTVRRVHAVLHRAFRDATRWELISRNPATSADPPKLRASRRIEFSTWTPQELRSFLDSVRHDKLYPLWLLLATTGMRRGEVLGLRWCDVDFARGELAIRQTVVSHDYVIAMSEPKTARGRRVVALDEHTAAALRTYKDERCPQREDQLVFCYRTGTPLNPIDISKRFVRLSKTAGLRRIRLHDLRHTHATLALQAGIHPKIVSERLGHSTIAFTLDVYSHAIPHLQKEAAAEVAALVLGRPEDDT; from the coding sequence GTGGCGAAGAGGAAGGTCACCGTAGAGAGCTTCCTGTGGCAGACGTGGCTGCCGGCCATCAAGAGCACGATCCGCACCAGCACCTACCTCAGCTATCGCTCACATCTTCGCAACCACATCTGTCCCTACATCGGCGGGAAGCGACTTGATCGCATCGACGGCTCGACGCTGAACGAGCTCTACGCCACCCTGCTGGAACGGGGTCGGACGAACGGGAGGGAGCTGTCTGGATCTACGGTTCGACGCGTCCACGCCGTCCTTCATCGAGCGTTCCGTGATGCCACGCGGTGGGAGCTCATCAGCCGCAATCCAGCAACCAGCGCCGACCCACCGAAGCTGCGGGCGAGCCGGCGGATTGAGTTCTCGACCTGGACGCCGCAGGAGCTCAGGAGCTTCCTCGACTCCGTTCGGCACGACAAGCTCTACCCGCTGTGGCTGCTGCTCGCGACGACCGGGATGCGCAGAGGCGAGGTGCTCGGCCTGCGCTGGTGCGACGTCGACTTTGCTCGAGGCGAACTTGCGATCCGGCAGACGGTGGTCTCGCATGACTACGTGATCGCGATGTCGGAGCCGAAGACGGCACGTGGGCGACGGGTCGTCGCGCTCGACGAGCACACCGCGGCGGCGCTCCGGACTTATAAAGACGAGAGATGTCCCCAGCGGGAGGACCAGCTTGTCTTCTGCTATCGGACCGGCACGCCTCTCAATCCCATCGATATCTCCAAACGATTCGTCAGGCTGAGCAAGACCGCTGGGCTGAGAAGGATCCGGCTGCATGACCTGCGCCACACGCACGCAACCCTCGCTCTGCAGGCCGGTATCCACCCGAAGATCGTGTCGGAGCGGCTCGGCCACTCGACGATCGCATTCACGCTCGACGTCTACAGCCACGCGATCCCTCACCTACAGAAAGAGGCGGCGGCCGAGGTAGCAGCACTGGTGCTGGGGCGTCCCGAAGACGACACGTAA
- a CDS encoding response regulator transcription factor, protein MRQKVLVADDDLCLVNDATEALRSVGFAVRHAADGEAALAAFEDESFDVILLDSGISPVGGLEVCRQIRRASDVPIAILSDNYNSLDVALNLEAGADDYVRKPVETIELVARIRALLRRVSPSKREDVLWVNGIEIHPNGFRVCKNGHEVPLSSTEFKILLEMARRPGHVFTRETLLDLVWGYEYIGESRVVDVAIKRLRDKIEEDPKSPTLIRTVRGVGYRLENGATAAGAPAGSSSSRHSRPLLLDHPSETSPRLRETVTTL, encoded by the coding sequence ATGAGACAGAAGGTCCTTGTGGCCGACGACGACCTATGCCTGGTGAACGACGCCACCGAGGCGCTTCGGAGCGTCGGCTTCGCGGTGAGGCATGCCGCTGATGGGGAAGCAGCTCTGGCGGCCTTCGAAGACGAGAGTTTTGACGTCATCCTGCTCGATTCCGGCATCTCTCCGGTGGGCGGTCTGGAGGTTTGCCGTCAGATCCGGCGTGCGAGCGACGTTCCGATCGCGATCCTGAGCGATAACTACAACAGCCTCGACGTCGCCCTGAATCTAGAGGCCGGCGCCGACGACTACGTCCGCAAGCCGGTCGAGACGATCGAGCTGGTGGCGAGGATCCGAGCGCTGCTCCGCCGAGTAAGTCCCAGCAAGCGGGAAGATGTTCTCTGGGTCAATGGGATCGAGATCCACCCGAACGGCTTCAGGGTGTGCAAGAACGGCCACGAGGTCCCGCTGTCCTCTACCGAGTTCAAGATCCTCCTAGAGATGGCACGGCGGCCGGGGCACGTTTTCACGCGTGAGACTCTGCTCGACCTCGTATGGGGCTATGAGTACATCGGAGAGTCGCGCGTCGTGGATGTCGCCATAAAGCGTCTGCGTGACAAGATCGAAGAAGACCCGAAGTCTCCAACGCTTATCCGTACCGTGAGAGGCGTTGGATATCGACTGGAGAATGGCGCGACAGCAGCCGGTGCACCAGCCGGATCCAGTTCGAGCCGACACTCGCGGCCACTCTTGCTCGACCACCCGAGCGAGACATCCCCGCGGCTTCGCGAAACTGTCACGACACTGTAA
- a CDS encoding response regulator transcription factor: MTAENLSVIVIDDDQDVRLVMKLAFEVDGRFDVIALGESADDAVALTAAHQPDAIVLDVRMPDVDGLTVLPSIRREAPDAKVMLFSVLDEELMGPELQAAGADDYLPKGTSPAEIIDRLADLCVDRGDVDGQSA; the protein is encoded by the coding sequence ATGACCGCGGAGAACCTCAGTGTGATCGTGATCGACGACGACCAGGACGTCAGGCTGGTGATGAAGCTCGCGTTCGAGGTCGACGGACGATTCGATGTCATCGCGTTGGGTGAATCCGCCGATGACGCCGTCGCGCTGACGGCGGCGCACCAGCCAGATGCGATCGTCTTGGACGTCCGCATGCCCGACGTCGACGGACTCACCGTCCTGCCGTCGATCCGGCGCGAGGCCCCCGATGCAAAGGTCATGCTGTTTTCAGTTCTCGACGAGGAGCTGATGGGCCCGGAACTGCAAGCCGCGGGAGCCGATGACTATCTGCCCAAGGGCACCTCTCCCGCAGAAATCATCGATCGACTGGCAGACCTTTGCGTCGACCGCGGCGACGTCGATGGGCAGTCCGCCTGA
- a CDS encoding M10 family metallopeptidase domain-containing protein — MRSLRRVVALGFAAALVLSTMTTAPAVGAARQNDAASRRDAGNTFDEATAVKPHGYYEGVLDRDGGDAHDFYKFTLPKDASVSVLIKFSDSTIDPVTMLDPSGAVIDVGTKIQGVGVSASAGMTSEVGAVRLAVHRAVTAGDYRLHIQSDRSEVRDYTMCFMNCEGVVDAPIELIFGGSLETPDARVLMVPPSHGDLGNPTGPTVVDYLNATLRGLERWRKALKDFARDYPQFDYLNEVKFHVEVFDGADPVDPAGYDVILGYVAAGPAFRGIAGDTQTKDWVNGVLETVGIRDQARYSGRVIALSLFGSSPRAGQVAYDFPEVNDLEIVTAHEFGHTFGLGHTTTWHPKLGPDLMNSPAPFVYGDGQTIGAGTEHTKMKCLTSLDLYGMAVLYRWIPSGEWVGSGGSVDLPRGIPYRWYC, encoded by the coding sequence ATGCGATCGCTCAGACGGGTTGTCGCGCTGGGTTTTGCAGCTGCGCTCGTGCTGTCGACCATGACCACCGCGCCTGCAGTGGGGGCCGCTCGTCAGAACGATGCGGCGTCGCGCCGCGACGCCGGCAACACCTTCGATGAGGCCACTGCCGTCAAACCGCACGGGTACTACGAGGGCGTCCTCGATAGGGACGGCGGCGACGCGCACGACTTCTACAAGTTCACGCTTCCCAAGGACGCGTCTGTCTCCGTGCTGATCAAGTTCTCCGACAGCACGATCGACCCGGTGACGATGCTCGACCCGTCCGGCGCCGTCATCGACGTCGGCACCAAGATCCAGGGCGTGGGCGTGAGCGCCAGCGCGGGCATGACCAGCGAGGTCGGCGCGGTCCGTCTCGCCGTGCATCGTGCCGTGACGGCCGGCGACTACCGGCTGCACATCCAGAGCGATCGCTCTGAGGTGCGCGACTACACCATGTGCTTCATGAACTGCGAGGGCGTCGTCGACGCCCCGATCGAACTGATCTTCGGTGGATCTCTGGAGACGCCCGATGCGCGCGTCTTGATGGTGCCGCCGAGCCACGGAGACCTCGGCAACCCAACTGGACCCACCGTCGTCGACTATCTCAACGCGACGCTGCGCGGGCTGGAGCGGTGGCGCAAGGCGCTGAAGGACTTCGCCCGGGACTACCCGCAGTTCGACTACTTGAACGAGGTCAAGTTCCACGTCGAGGTCTTCGACGGCGCAGACCCCGTCGACCCTGCGGGATACGACGTGATCCTGGGATACGTCGCGGCGGGACCGGCATTCCGTGGGATCGCGGGTGATACGCAGACGAAGGACTGGGTCAACGGGGTGCTCGAGACCGTCGGAATCCGGGACCAAGCGCGCTACAGCGGGCGCGTGATCGCGCTCAGCCTCTTCGGATCGTCTCCGCGTGCGGGCCAGGTCGCCTACGACTTCCCCGAGGTGAACGATCTCGAGATCGTGACGGCGCACGAGTTCGGTCACACCTTCGGACTCGGCCACACCACTACGTGGCACCCGAAGCTCGGCCCCGACCTGATGAACAGCCCGGCGCCCTTCGTCTACGGAGACGGTCAAACGATCGGAGCCGGCACCGAACACACCAAGATGAAGTGCCTGACGAGCCTCGACCTCTACGGGATGGCGGTTCTGTACCGCTGGATCCCGAGCGGCGAGTGGGTAGGCAGTGGGGGCTCGGTCGACCTACCGAGAGGCATCCCCTACCGCTGGTACTGCTAA
- a CDS encoding L,D-transpeptidase, with the protein MPAGSPFFDIPTVAWIHRRDSTGRYGLVTVPYSGTRSTGWIRIASLKLRRTPFAVRADLSRREIVVMRLGNVIMRFPTTIGAPGSPTPTGRYFVTDRVPFDPSSPLGAFAFGISGIQPRLPAGWKGEDQLAIHGTNDPSSIGEAASAGCLRVSGRALQRLKPLLTLGTPVTIRP; encoded by the coding sequence ATGCCGGCGGGCTCTCCTTTCTTTGACATCCCGACGGTGGCGTGGATCCATCGACGCGACAGCACCGGACGCTACGGGTTGGTCACCGTGCCTTACAGCGGGACTCGCTCCACCGGTTGGATCCGCATTGCATCTCTGAAGCTTCGCCGTACCCCTTTTGCTGTTCGCGCCGATCTGTCTCGTCGCGAGATCGTCGTGATGCGGCTGGGCAACGTCATCATGAGATTCCCGACGACGATTGGAGCTCCTGGGTCTCCGACGCCTACCGGCCGATACTTCGTTACCGACCGCGTCCCATTCGACCCGTCCAGTCCGCTCGGCGCATTCGCTTTCGGGATCTCGGGCATCCAGCCGCGTCTACCGGCCGGATGGAAAGGCGAGGATCAGCTTGCCATCCATGGGACGAACGACCCCAGCTCTATCGGTGAGGCAGCAAGTGCAGGTTGCCTGCGTGTGTCGGGCCGCGCATTGCAACGCCTGAAGCCGTTGCTGACTCTCGGCACCCCGGTGACGATCAGGCCTTGA
- a CDS encoding LPXTG cell wall anchor domain-containing protein has translation MKRNEASLQRQRSRHRGLTLTAAVTAALLIAAPASASLGTPIETTITSTGTATTTSPIQPAVIATTTVTSVDTGAVDPVTVSVAPVTENVVNVVAPPSQRGHDEDKEKTYEARADGSSASVKVAGREIVTVGRTEAGAGEEGASGDATVLSVLGHEVIGSDSEASGESSSSSVTGYAHETCTFGVTGVINPGSICLGVLYGYSESRDDENGSSSRSHTAVASACVGGDQKDPHERCDDDAIADVGVGESDSSASHDKRSGRSKASRSSGIARACVGGRNDNGKCKVVGVNLLQKRESVSGDGKSEESSDTSVDVLGEQRAKADPPQAFPTGCSTAESDTCAAANEGSVSANDKEPSGNSSEEGTTIGTGSASASAQGGVVRVNVMGNEVLRAGSSSAETNDEGASSDATVLSVLGHEVIGAKAKSRRKGKSQSETGYGRETCEVTGGAVCVTLLYARAQSESSESSSTDEDGTQRREEKRESHSDTYGASVCVGGEQRDPNEPCDGVFGTTVGESHSDAAQRTSGESGRDADGNEYSKSEGEAKSRNENDGATVCLGGENDDGACNGVGVNVLHSENESSATSDGRSSNEGSGYVLCVETGGECGLTVDQPTSIPPGCGAGNAPACVRLNDSQSGAGAGGGGSGGTTVLGVDILSDEDGNGQVSGRAGESGSGASATGGIVLGKRVPKEDPATRPPADRPGPGPGAGPEVLAAPQPEKLPNTGAEVLSYLLAAVALIGAGAALARRRSEMLSSEA, from the coding sequence ATGAAACGGAACGAAGCTTCGTTGCAGCGGCAGCGGTCGCGACATCGCGGCTTGACTCTGACTGCGGCAGTGACGGCAGCACTGCTGATCGCTGCACCTGCCAGCGCATCATTGGGCACTCCGATCGAGACGACGATAACGAGCACCGGGACCGCGACGACAACGAGCCCGATCCAGCCCGCCGTGATAGCGACAACGACCGTGACCTCCGTCGATACCGGCGCTGTCGATCCAGTGACCGTGTCGGTCGCGCCGGTAACCGAGAACGTCGTGAACGTGGTTGCTCCCCCGTCGCAGCGGGGGCACGACGAGGACAAGGAGAAGACGTACGAGGCTAGGGCCGACGGATCCTCTGCTTCTGTCAAGGTTGCGGGTCGAGAGATCGTCACCGTTGGGCGAACGGAGGCCGGCGCCGGCGAGGAGGGGGCATCCGGAGATGCGACGGTCCTCTCGGTGCTTGGCCATGAGGTCATCGGGTCGGATTCCGAGGCTTCGGGTGAGAGCTCCAGCTCGTCCGTCACCGGTTACGCGCACGAAACGTGCACGTTCGGCGTCACGGGCGTCATCAATCCCGGTTCCATCTGTCTCGGGGTCCTGTACGGCTACTCGGAGAGCCGCGATGACGAGAACGGTTCTTCGAGCCGGTCGCACACCGCCGTCGCATCGGCCTGCGTCGGTGGCGATCAGAAGGACCCACACGAGAGATGTGATGACGATGCGATCGCCGATGTGGGCGTGGGCGAGAGCGACAGCTCCGCGAGCCACGACAAGCGAAGCGGCAGGTCGAAAGCGAGCCGCTCCTCCGGGATCGCCCGTGCATGTGTGGGCGGCCGCAACGACAACGGCAAGTGCAAGGTCGTAGGCGTAAATCTCTTGCAGAAGAGGGAATCGGTCAGCGGAGACGGTAAGAGCGAGGAGAGCTCCGATACCTCGGTTGACGTTCTGGGGGAACAGCGTGCGAAGGCCGACCCTCCCCAGGCGTTCCCGACCGGTTGCTCGACCGCGGAATCGGACACCTGCGCGGCAGCGAACGAGGGCTCGGTGTCGGCGAACGACAAGGAGCCGTCGGGAAACAGCAGTGAAGAGGGCACGACTATCGGAACCGGCTCCGCGTCCGCGAGCGCGCAAGGCGGTGTCGTCAGAGTCAACGTCATGGGCAACGAGGTCTTAAGGGCGGGAAGCTCGTCGGCCGAGACGAACGACGAAGGCGCCTCCAGCGACGCCACCGTCCTGTCGGTGCTCGGTCATGAAGTGATCGGGGCTAAAGCGAAGTCCAGGCGGAAGGGCAAGAGCCAGTCCGAGACGGGGTATGGCCGCGAGACCTGCGAGGTCACCGGCGGCGCTGTGTGCGTGACCCTTCTGTACGCCCGGGCGCAGTCGGAGAGCTCCGAGAGCTCCTCGACCGATGAGGATGGAACGCAGCGCCGCGAAGAAAAGCGCGAATCGCACAGCGATACGTACGGCGCATCGGTGTGCGTGGGTGGCGAGCAGCGCGATCCCAACGAGCCTTGCGATGGTGTCTTCGGGACGACCGTCGGTGAGAGCCACAGCGACGCGGCGCAGCGCACCTCGGGTGAGAGTGGAAGGGACGCAGACGGCAACGAGTACAGCAAGAGCGAGGGCGAGGCGAAATCGCGCAATGAGAATGACGGCGCCACCGTGTGCTTGGGCGGCGAGAACGATGACGGTGCTTGTAACGGAGTGGGTGTGAACGTCCTTCACTCGGAGAACGAGAGCTCCGCGACCTCCGACGGCCGTAGCTCGAACGAGGGCAGTGGTTATGTGCTGTGTGTCGAGACCGGTGGTGAGTGCGGTCTGACGGTCGATCAGCCGACGTCGATCCCGCCGGGTTGCGGCGCCGGCAACGCGCCTGCGTGCGTCCGTCTCAACGACAGCCAGTCGGGAGCCGGCGCCGGCGGCGGGGGTAGTGGCGGCACGACGGTTCTGGGTGTCGACATCCTGAGCGACGAGGATGGAAACGGGCAGGTCTCCGGCAGGGCAGGTGAATCCGGGAGCGGCGCCTCCGCTACCGGCGGCATCGTCCTCGGCAAGCGGGTGCCGAAGGAGGACCCAGCGACTCGCCCGCCGGCCGATCGACCAGGCCCGGGGCCGGGCGCAGGTCCCGAAGTCCTCGCGGCGCCGCAGCCCGAGAAGCTCCCGAACACGGGCGCCGAGGTGCTCTCGTACCTGCTTGCCGCAGTGGCCTTGATCGGAGCCGGAGCCGCACTGGCGCGGCGTCGGTCTGAGATGCTCTCGAGCGAGGCGTAG
- a CDS encoding cyclase family protein, whose protein sequence is MCLPGTQEIVRDRVEREGLPVVTRRSALVGGGSAALASLLVSPAGVVSAATRRRRMKDLTHVFRAGFPVYAFEPPSKRTLVTVEDDGFYAQEWTFGEHSGTHMDAPGHFIADGRLTPQIRPRELMFVPVAVIDISAKAAQNPDAVVTVRDLKRFERRHGKIPNRAAVFIYSGWDKKVDDPAAFKNADANGTYHFPGFSSEAATWLLEHRRITAIGVDTLSLDPGNSTTFDVHYIILGADRYGLENVANLDSIPPLGTKAFVGVVPWEEGSGGPARVIAVW, encoded by the coding sequence ATGTGTCTTCCGGGAACGCAAGAGATCGTCAGGGACAGGGTGGAACGAGAGGGGCTGCCCGTTGTGACCCGGCGGTCGGCTCTCGTCGGTGGTGGCAGCGCCGCCCTAGCCTCCCTGCTCGTTAGTCCTGCCGGCGTCGTCTCCGCTGCGACACGCCGGCGGCGGATGAAGGACCTAACGCACGTCTTCCGCGCCGGGTTCCCCGTCTACGCTTTCGAGCCTCCCTCCAAGCGCACCCTCGTGACCGTCGAAGACGACGGCTTCTACGCGCAGGAGTGGACCTTCGGCGAGCACTCTGGGACCCATATGGACGCGCCGGGCCACTTCATCGCGGACGGACGTCTCACACCACAGATCCGCCCACGCGAGTTGATGTTCGTGCCGGTAGCGGTGATCGACATCTCCGCCAAGGCCGCGCAAAACCCCGACGCGGTCGTGACCGTGCGCGACCTCAAGAGGTTCGAGAGGCGCCACGGCAAGATCCCGAACCGCGCAGCGGTCTTCATATATTCGGGGTGGGACAAGAAGGTGGACGATCCCGCGGCCTTCAAGAACGCTGATGCGAACGGCACCTACCACTTCCCCGGCTTCAGCAGCGAGGCCGCTACCTGGTTGCTGGAGCACCGCCGGATCACCGCGATCGGCGTCGACACCCTCAGCCTCGACCCCGGCAACTCGACGACGTTCGACGTGCACTACATCATCCTCGGAGCGGACAGATACGGCCTCGAGAACGTCGCGAACCTCGACTCGATCCCACCGCTGGGAACGAAAGCGTTCGTCGGCGTGGTTCCGTGGGAGGAGGGCTCGGGCGGTCCGGCACGCGTGATCGCCGTGTGGTGA
- a CDS encoding DUF488 domain-containing protein, with amino-acid sequence MAKLFTVGHGTRTTEELIAVLQEAGVDVLVDVRRYPGSRRHPHFAREALEHSLPVAGISYDWRGEALGGRRDPVPGSPNIAWRVDAFRGYADHMASAEFRSGLRELEDRATAGVRQAIMCAETVWWRCHRRLIADTLVAHGHEVIHLGMGRDSAHELHQAARRDDRGVLIYDIGVTVPLLDQ; translated from the coding sequence GTGGCGAAGCTCTTCACGGTTGGTCACGGCACCCGCACAACCGAAGAACTGATCGCGGTTCTCCAGGAAGCCGGCGTGGACGTCTTGGTCGATGTCCGTCGGTACCCCGGCTCTCGTCGCCATCCTCATTTCGCACGCGAGGCGCTCGAACACAGCTTACCCGTCGCCGGAATCAGCTACGACTGGAGGGGAGAGGCGCTAGGTGGGCGGCGCGACCCTGTCCCGGGAAGTCCCAACATCGCCTGGCGCGTCGACGCGTTTCGCGGATATGCGGATCACATGGCCTCGGCCGAGTTCCGCTCTGGGCTCCGTGAACTGGAGGATCGAGCCACCGCCGGCGTCCGCCAAGCCATCATGTGCGCGGAGACGGTCTGGTGGCGCTGCCATCGCAGGCTGATCGCGGACACCCTCGTTGCGCATGGGCACGAGGTGATCCACCTCGGCATGGGCCGCGACTCGGCTCACGAGCTCCACCAGGCGGCGCGGCGCGACGATCGCGGCGTGCTGATCTACGACATCGGCGTCACCGTCCCTCTTCTGGATCAGTAG